The following nucleotide sequence is from Salinispirillum sp. LH 10-3-1.
TGCCGCCAAATTACTCCAAGGCCAAAGCACCGCCGATCTCAACGCGCTGACCACTGGGTCCTGGGTCCTAGGTGGTCTCTGCAATGTTAAGGGTCGTCTGTACGCCAACTTTATACTGGCGCGCGTCCAAGATGACTGTTTCTGGCTCATCATGCCGGCGGAACACATTGACGACACCCTAAGTCGCCTCAAAAAATACGCGGTTTTCTACAAAGCGGAATTAAACAATCTATCTAAAGCCTGGCATGGTCTGGGCTACTTACTAACAAGCCCGGCGGATGCCCGCCCTGGCGAAGTCGAAGCGTCCAGCACCCACGTACGCATACACCTCTCGGGAGGCCACCAGATGGTATGGCTCAATGCGTTACAAGAAGACGCTTATGAGCGCACCTTGGCGGCCCTAGAAGCCGAAGCAAACTTTGCCACAGAGACTACCTGGGACAACTGGGAAACAACGCAAGGTTGGGTATGGGTGACCTCGGACACCTGCGAAGCCTGGGTGCCGCAAATGATCGCTTGGGATACACTCGGCGGTGTCAGCTTCAAAAAAGGCTGTTTCACCGGCCAAGAAGTGGTGGCACGCCTGCATTACAAGGGCCAGAGCAAGCGCCAGTTATTTGCTCTACACGGCACCAGTGGCAAGCCTGCCGCTGGAGCCTCAGTAACCTTGGCTGAGTCTCCAAAAGTACTTGGAGAAGTCATTCGTGTGACCCACGACCAGACGCCATGGACTGGACTGGCTATTCTCAGTTTACCGACACTCGATACCCCATCGGTCGACGCCTTGCTGATCGACGGCGTATCGGTCGACCGCATAGAACAGATTAACTGAAAGGAAACCCTGCATGGCTACTATGGTAGAAAGCATCCGCGACGATATCCTCATGCTGGTCGCCAGTGAGCAACTGGTGCTGCCGACGCCACCTGAAATTGCTATGCGCGTGCGCGAAGTGGCCGAGAGCAGTGAGTCCAGCGTTACTGACCTGACCGCACTGATCAGTCGCGACCCAGCCATTGCAGCGCGTATTATTCGCGTTACAAACTCGCCGCTGTTTCGCGTTAGCTTTCCAATTCAAGACCTACAAATGGCCATCAGCCGCTTGGGCATGAATTACACCGCCAACCTCGCCATCGGCCTGGCCATGAAGCAGATGTTTCAAGCCACCAGTGAAATGATCGAAGAGCGCATGCAACGCAACTGGCAAATCACCAGCCGCGTAGCGGCCTATGCTGCAGTTTTAGCGGAAGGATCGGGAATTTCACCGGACGAAGCAACCTTGGCGGCGTTGCTGCATCGTATTGGTGTGCTGCCGGTATTGACTTACGCCGAGGAGCATTCCAACAAAAACATCGACGGCATTACCCTCGACAAGCTATCAGGACATTTGCACGGCCAGTTGGGAAAGATGATGCTGGAGCAATGGAACTTTCCGGCTTCCATGTGTGACGTACCGGCGAACTATCGCAAGCTGGATAACGACAGCGCGAATGTCACACACTGCGACCTGGTCACGGCCGCCAACCTGCTGATGTTCGCCAAGGGTGAGAATTACTTTGGACGCGCCGACTGGGCGGCTTTGCCTGTTATTGAGCGTCTGGGCTTGCCAACCGACCGCAACCACCCAGACATTCAGGAGATTCACCAGCGCGTCGCGGGCGCCAGCAACATCTTTTGATGATTAGGGAGCATCTAAACACCTCAGAGGCGAAAAGCTGGCTAGGCAAAAATGCCCGATAAAGCGCAGTTTACTGGCTGTAAATGAGCATTTTGAGGACATTTTTAACAACGCCAGCTTGAGAAAAGGGGGTTTTTATATGCTCCCCTTAGGCGATCAGGAACTCAAGCAACGCTTTCTGCGCATGCAAACGGTTCCCTGCCTCTTCCCAAACCACGGAGCGGGGGTCATCCAGCATGTCATGGCTGACCTCTTCGCCACGGTGTGCTGGCAAACAATGCATGAACAAGGCTTCACGATCTGCCAAGTTCATCAGCGTTGGACTGATCTGATAATCGGCAAACTGCTTTAAGCGCGCCTCTGCCTCGTCTTCTTGCCCCATGGACGCCCAAACATCGGTCACCACCAAATGCGAATGCTCCACCGCCTCACGCGGGTCCTGCATCAGGGTAACGCGGTCAGCGTTAGCTTTCACCAGCTCCGCATTGGGCTCAAAGCCCGTCGGGCAGGCAATATTCAACTTGAAATCCCACTGCCGCGCGGCATTGATATAGCTGTGACACATGTTGTTGCCATCGCCCACCCAAGTGACTGTTTTGCCTTGTATCGACCCACGCACCTCATGGTAGGCCTGCATATCGGCCAATAACTGACACGGGTGGTAGTCATCGGTGAGGGCGTTGATCACCGGCACATCCGAGTACTCGGCAAAACGTTCGATCTTGGCGTGTTCAAAGGTACGAATCATTACCGCATCAACCATTTGAGCCAGCACGCGCGCCGAATCTTCAATCGGCTCACCACGTCCTAACTGAGTATCGCGCGGCGACAAGAAGATGGCGCTACCGCCCAATTGTGTCATACCCGCTTCGAAGGAGACACGCGTGCGCGTTGACGATTTTTCAAAGATCATCGCCAACACACGGTTTTTCAAAGGCTCATGAATCTCGCCACGCTTCTGCATAGCCTTCAACTCAATGGCACGGTCAATGAGTTGCCGAAGTTCAGCAGGGGAAAAGTCCAACAGCGTCAAAAAGTGTCTTGTGGCCATGGTTTTGCTCTCTGAAATAAAAAAGACCCCGGCGATACGGGGCCTTTTTGAGTATTTATTAAGCGGTAATGGTATCTAGGTTAGGCCGTCAGCGCAACGCTTTCGACCTGCACAACTCAGTGATCGAATAAGCCTACTTGACGACCACGTTGCGTTGCCGGACGCGCCTCACAACGGTCCAACCAGGCTTTCACGTGCTTGAAAGAGTCGAACTCCAATACAGCCAAACCGTCGTACCACGTCAGACCCGCAACCCAAGGAAAGGTAGCGATATCAGCAATGCTGTATTCGTCTCCCGCCAGCCACGGTGACACCGCCAAGCGATCATCCAATACTTTCAGCAGGCGCTTTGCTTCATTGGTGTAGCGAGTTACTGCGTACGCATCACTGGTTTTGTCCGCCGCGTATTTGTAGAAGTGTCCAAACTGGCCAAACATAGGCCCGATATGCGCCATTTGGAAAAACAGCCATTGCCGCACGGCCAACTCCCCGCGCCGATCCGTGGGCAGTAACTGCCCTGATTTTTCCGCCAGATACAGCAAGATAGCACCCGACTCCATCATGGCGATGGGCTCGCCCTCTGGGCCATTGGGGTCTAGAATCGTCGGGATCTTACCGTTTGGACTCAGCTTGAGGTAGTCGGGATCAAACTGTGTGTTTTCCATGATATTGACCAAATGGGCCTCATATGGAATACCCATCTCTTCTAATGCTATCGACACCTTAAGCCCATTGGGTGTTGCCATGGTATAGAGTTGCAGACGCTCAGGGTGCTTTACCGGCCATTGTGTTGTATTCGGAAACCAAGTTGCAGACATATATATTCTCTCGCTCGTGAACTGTGTGCATGGAAGAGCCCTTATGCTCTTTACTTGGGTCAGAAGTACGGCATTCAAGGCTGTATAGGTCACTGTACGCGCAAAATGCCCGAATCAATGCCCTAGCATGGCACCTCAGCCTGCCGACCACTATAGTAACTGGTAATAATGAATGGCGTGCTCTAGTCCGCCGCCAGAACCCACATCGCCAGGAACACTGAGCAACATGATTAAGATCACCAGTAACTTTGACAGCGGCAACATTGAAGTAATCGCGGCAACATCGCCGACCGACATCCGGCTCAACATTCGGCAGGACAATCAATCAGAATTTTATCAGTGGTTTCATTTTCGACTCAGCACCACCGAGCGCGTCGAGCATCGCTTGCGCATTGAGAACTGTGGCGACTCAGCCTACCCGAAGGGCTGGGCAGACTATCAAGCAGTGGCCTCTTACGACCGCGAGACATGGTTTCGTGTAGAAACCCACTTTGATGGCCAGGCCCTGGAGATTCGCCACCACCCCGAACACAATTCAATTTATTTCGCCTATTTCGCACCCTACAGCTACGAGCGCCACCAAGACTTATTGCACGAAGCACAAACTTCCCCGCTGTGCGAGCTGCATGAGTTGGGTGAAACCCTAGATGGACGCGACATGTCTCTTCTGGTGGTCGGCGAACCCGACGACAGTAAGAAAAAGGTGTGGATCACGGCACGCCAACACCCCGGTGAAAGCATGGCAGAATGGTTTGTTGAAGGGCTATTGGAGCGCTTGCTCGATGAAGACGATGCGGTCGCCAAGGTACTGCTGCAAAACGCCGTGTTCTACATTGTGCCCAACATGAACCCGGACGGCAGTGTACGTGGTCACTTGCGCACCAACGCCGTGGGCGCCAACCTAAACCGCGAATGGCAGACACCAACCATGGAACGCAGCCCAGAAGTATTCTTGGTACGCGAGAAAATGCTCGAAACGGGTGTCGACATGTTCTTGGACATTCATGGTGATGAGAATCTGCCGTACAACTTTGTCGCCGGTTCCGAAGGCGTACCTGCGTTCAATGACCGCATCGATAAGCTGCAAGAGCGCTTCAAAGCCGCGTGGCTGATGGCCTCACCAGACTTCCAAACCACGCACGGCTATGCCATTGATGCACCCGGCCAAGCCAATATGACGCTGGGCACGACGTGGGTGAGCAATCAGTTCGAATGTTTGGGTTACACCGTAGAGATGCCGTTTAAAGACAACAACGACTTGCCGGATGAACTCTATGGCTGGTCGGATGTGCGCGCCGCACAGTTCGGGCGGGATGTATTGCCCGCCGTGTTAGCGGTGGTGAAGGATCTGTAAAAAAGGCAGCCCCTGAGCATAATGAAAGACCCGTAGGAGGCCAGCCCTCTGCCCGAATGGTTCGCGCAGAGGGCTGCGCTCCTACGGCGTCACCGCCGCAGAGGAGCGGCGTTGCCATCCAACAGTTCAATTGCCCCAAAGGTACAGCGCTTAGTACCCGTGTGTAGATCTATTCCCATGATGGAAATCATGATACCGATAGCGACACCAATCAGGCCATTCGCCAATGACTTCTCGGACAAACTTACCACGGCAGTTAAACCCAACACCATCAAGGCGGAGTGTTCCGCCGGACTGGTGCGTCAGATGCCTTCTCGACGAGCCGCGGCTTTTGCAGCTTTAGCGGCTTTCCGTTCGGCCGCGATACGCGCTGCATCGGCACCGATGTGCGCCTCACCACGTGCCTTTGCCAACTGCAACTGGTGCTCACGCTCTGCATAGCGCTTACGTTGCTCTGGCGTGTGCTTGTCGTAACAACGCGGGCACTGAATGCCCTTCACGAAATGTTCACTGGCGCGGTCTTCCGCTGACAACGGCGCGCGACAGCCAGCACAGAGCTGATAGTCACCTGGCAACAAGGCATGATTGACCGTCACCCGGTTATCAAACACGAAACACTCACCTTCCCACAGTGATTCCTGCTCGGGCACTTCTTCCAAATATTTTAAAATGCCCCCGTGCAGGTGATAGACCTCATCAAAGCCCTGTTCTTTCAAAAAGGCCGTACTTTTTTCGCAACGAATGCCACCAGTACAGAACATGGCTACCTTTTTGTGTTTACTTGGGTCCAACTGCTCTTTAACGTACTGCGGAAACTCACGGAAGCTATCTGTTTTAGGGTTAATGGCCCCTTTGAACGTTCCAATGCCCACTTCATAATCGTTGCGGGTATCAACCAACAGCACTTCAGGGTCAGAGATCAGCGCGTTCCAATCCTTAGGTTGCACATAAGTACCCACTACCCGCCGAGGGTCGATGCCCTCGACACCCATGGTGACGATTTCTTTCTTCAGCTTAACCTTGGTGCGATAGAACGGTTGTTCGTCCGACATGGACTCTTTGTAATCAATGCCAACAAAGCGGCTATCCTCGGTAAACCATGCTTTCAGCGCTTCGATGGCGGCACGGGTGCCAGCCACGGTGCCATTGATGCCTTCACTGGCCAACAACAGGGTGCCGCGAATCTGGTTCGCTTCCAATACATCCGTCAGTGGCTGACGCAACGCGGTGTGATTGTCCAAGGAGACGAACTTATATAACGCACAAACAACAATATGAGACATCTTATATCCTACTAGCGAATCGGATCGTAAATCCGAGGCTGATTTTAAAGCGCAGTATTTTACCTGAGGTTCTACCAAAAGGCATGCGCCAGCAACGGCAAACACTCGCCCCCCCTCCGGCGGGTGTAAACACGCCGCCCTACCGACTGTTCTTCGGCCCATTCATGGGCATAAAAAAAGCCGCACAAGGCGGCTATAAAACAGGGAATACCTGCCAATCAGGCGGTCTCTTGACAACACACCTAAGGGGTAAGGTTACGCAACGTTGAAACTTTTTGCATTGAGGAGTCAAACGGGCTGAGCAGGACTTCGTTTTCGCTCGCGAAACAAGATGCTCATCAGTTCAAAACGGTTCTGTACATCAAACTGCTTGTACAGCATGCGACAATGGTACTTAACGGTGTGTTCGGAAATACTTAATTGCGCTGCAATATCGCCATTGGACGCACCGCGCTTCAAAGCATCAAATACTTGAGATTGTCGTGGGGATAGTTTCATGGTAATCGCTTCCTTGTTACCTATAGAAATTTAACCACTCGCCACAACTAGGCGAGCCTCAACCGGGGAAACCCGAGTTCGTTATTCTAGTGCACCGATCCTAGCTAGCACCACAGTGAAACATGACGATATCGACCTTGAAAATCGTCATGTTTCACTGGATTAGAGAACTCTAAAAATCATTCCTCGGCCCGCTTTCCCCAATCTGGACATGCTCGGTCGGCTTCGGACACTGCCGTAAAGTCACTGTCGTTCAGCTCAGGTAGCTGCTCATTCTTAAATGACTTGTCCAAACGCTGTAATGTCCCGCACATGCCGTTCATACGCTCGTCCACCGCGTGCATATGGTCCAGCAGAGCCTTGATTGAATGGGCAATCGGGTCCGGCATGTCTGACACCCCGTAAGCGTCAAAGCCCAGCTTTTCCGCCATCGCCTTGCGCCGCTCATCGGTTTCACCTGCTTCGCCAGCGCGTTTTATCACTCGACCCGGCACCCCGACGACAGTCGCACCAGCGGGCACCGCTTTGGTGACCACCGAGTTAGAACCAATGCGAGCATTCGCCCCCACCGTAAAAGGCCCCAACACCTTGGCTCCCGCGCCGACGACAACACCGTCCTCCAGCGTAGGGTGGCGTTTACCCACTTGCCAAGACGTACCACCCAGCGTCACGCCCTGATAAATGGTCACATCGTCACCGATTTCAGCGGTCTCACCGATCACCACGCCCATCCCATGATCGATAAAGAAGCGTCGACCGATGGTCGCACCTGGGTGTATTTCGATACCGGTGAACCAACGCGACAACGTCGACAGAAAGCGCGCCAGCCACTTCAAATTCATTCGCCACAATTTATGCGATAAGCGATGAAACATGACCGCGTGCAGGCCGGGGTAGGTCGTTAACACCTCGAGTGTATTGCGTGCCGCGGGGTCGCGTTCAAACACACTGGCAATGTCTTCTCTTACGGTTTTAAACATCTTTCAGGCGGCCTATGGTCTTTTGAGTCTGACTGACAATGCCGCGCAGAATATTCAGCTCGACAGGTTCAGGTTGTGCCCGCATGTGAAAGCGGCGCAGTTTGATCATCAACTGCTTCAGATTATTGGGGTCGGCAAACTCAATATCAACCAGCATGGCTTGTAGGTGCTGAAAAAAGCCTTCCAAGTCTTCAGCGCGGGCGCGCAATTGCGGTTCTTCGTTACCCGCCCGGCCCGATTCCTCGCCCTGCAACATGGCCAAGCGAACTTCGTAAGCGATGATTTGCATCGCAGAGGCGATGTTCAATGAGCTGTAATCCGGGTTCGCGGGGATATGCACATGGTAATGGCAACGCGCCAGCTCTTCGTTCGTTAAGCCACTGCGCTCACGACCAAAAACGATGGCGATATCACCCTCGGCGCCGACCGTAGCAATCTGCTGCGGAATTTCACGTGGCGTCAGCATCGGCCATGGCAGTGCACGATCTCTGGCACTGGTACCGATGACCAGTTCGCAGCCCTGCAACGCCTCCTCTAAGGTGGGCACCTGCACTACACGCTCTAAAATATCTTGAGCGCCGGACGCCCGCGCAATGGCTTGCTCGGACAAAGGGTTTTCATGCGGATTGACCACCACCAAATTGCTCATGCCCATGGTTTTCATAGCACGAGCGGCCGATCCAATATTTGCGGACAGTGATGTTTCCACCATGACCATGCGAATGCGCGACAAATGCGCCAAACTGAGCAAAGTTCCTCTCCCATCACTAATGTTTTCTGTTAGAATCCGCGGTTCCGTGCTTTTTAACACTACTGCATTTTTTTAACACTGGGCGCATTGATATTTGGTCAGCCGCAGGGCGACCTTATTCTTTTCGACCACCTACTACAGGGGCTGAACAGCTACCATGCATCCTACTCTTAATATTGCATTAAGAGCAGCCCATGCTGCTTCTGAAAAACTGGTTTATACACGCGAACACTGGGCTACTCTAACCGAAGAGTCCGGCAGCGTCGACGCCACCGTAAAAGGCTTACACATCGGGGCCGCCAAAAGAGCGTTTACCGTGCTGCACAATGCCCACCCGCAACAGACGGTGGAGTGCACGCAAACAGGCACCTTTGAGGTGCGCGATGCCGAGCCAGATACGCACTGGAAAGTCGATGTACTGCTCGGCGAAACCAACTATCTACGCGGCTTACCCGGCTGTGGCGTACTGATCAGTCAATGGCAGCGCAACCGCATGGAACATGCATGCGTTGTCTTCCCGTTCTTGAACCTGGAAATCATGGTGTCCCGCGGACGCGGCTTACAGGTCAATGGCCGGCGTGTCCGAACGCGCCAGATGGATCGCTTATCTAATGCTTTTTTTGGTGGCGACCTGAAGAACCCTGACGTGTTCATGAAGGTAGCCGATGCCTGCCAGCAAACCCGAATCAGTGGTTGCGCCCTGCTGGACATCACCGATATGGCCGCTGGCAAACTGGATATCGTAGTACTGCACAACCTCTCCGCGCTGGAGCTGGCGACCGCACAACTGCTGGCCACAGAGTCTGGCGCTGTAACGGGCGATCTCTCCGGCTCACCCATTCAATCCGCGCAAGGCAACATGGTGGGTGCGAACCCTCGCTTATTTAAAGCTACAGTTCAGCTGTTGCGGGATATCGTCTGAGTATCATGGCATTGAATTGGGAGTGTTGAACGGATGCATTCACTGCAGATAGTCGCTGGCAAGCGAGCCTACAGCCGCATCCGCGAACGAGGATTTCAAGCTAAAGACGTTCAGGTAATGTTGGGCGCCTCTGGCGGCCCTAAGTGGTTTGTACTGAGCCATTTGGACCAAGAGCTGGCCCGCAACTGCCTGCCCAAAGCGCCTGAACTTCAACTGGTCGGCTCATCCATAGGCGCATGGCGTATGGCTTGCCATGCGGCGGCTGATCCGGTAGCTGCATTGCAACGCTTAGAATCGTCTTATTTAAACCAGAGCTTCCCGAAAGGCATGACGGCACAGCAAGTCTCCGACCAATGTGAGTTAATGCTGAAGGAAGTTCTAACGGACGAATATTCTCCCCAGCCGCACCGCTCGCTGAATATTGTAGCGGCGCGCTGCAAAGGCGTTACCTGCAACGAATCTCGCTTTAAACAGGCCATGGCCTTTGCTCTGGTCGCGGCCGGCAATTTAGCATCGCGCCGAACACTGCGCTGGCATTTTGATCGCCATATCGTGCAAAGCGCGCCCGGCTCATTGCCGATCTCGCACTATAACGACTTTCACACCACCGTTAGCAAGCTCTCTACGGACAATTTGATTCCCGCTTTGATGGCTTCAGCGGCTATACCGCTGGCTCTGGCTGGCGTGGAAAACATTCCCGGCTCGTCCAATGGACTGTACCGCGATGGAGGCATGGTCGACTACCACTTTGATCTGCCATTCGACACGCCCAATGGTTATGTCCTCTACCCGCATTTTGCACCGGTTCTCAAGCCCGGTTGGTTCGATAAGTCGCTGTCGTGGCGACGCGTCAATGAACTGCACTATCAAGACGTCGTACTGATGACCCCGTCTCCGGCTTTTATTGAAAAGCTGCCATACGGCAAGTTACCGGATCGGCGTGACTTCAGTCGTTTATCGGATAGTGAACGCCATACTTACTGGCGAAAAGCGGTCGGTGCAGGTGAGCGATTGGCGGAAGAGTTCCACGACTGGATGGCAAGGGGCGCTACGGGCTCGATCGTTATGCCATTCAAGTCCAGTCAGTTTTCGCAATCCAAAGCGAAGAAGTCAACGTCGTAGGAGCGCAGCCCTCTGCGCGAAGGTTCGGCCAGAGGGCTGGCATCCTGCGAAATGGTGTTGCGGGTGTACTTATAAAGAAAAGCACCCGCCCTACGGGACTTCGGTATCGGCACAAAAAAGCCAGCGCATGCGCTGGCTTTTTTGTGATTAGAACCAGCCTCGCGACATCAAGCGACCCAACGTGATAGTGTTCAGGCCCGGGTCAGTTGGTGCCGCGCAGACTGGGATGCGGCAGAGCATGCTGGAATCGCATACTCCATTGCCATTAAGTGTACGCCTTTTCTATCAGAGTACCGTCACAACCCGTTATGTTAAGCAACGAATTGTAACGGCGACCTAATGACCGAGCTTACTCAGTCTTTTAGCCAATCCGGAATGTCTTCTTCCGTTTCTACTTCTTTTTTCTCTGGCTGCATCATATCCTGCTTGGTTAAATTCATCTGCGCCAGTACATTCGCCGATACATAGATCGAAGAGTAGGTACCCACGACAACACCGATCAACAGCGCCAAGCTGAACATACGAATCAATTCGCCACCAAACACCAGCAACGAGAGCAATACCAGAATGGTCGTACCCGACGTCACCAAGGTCCTGCCCAGCGTTTGGGTCAGCGACAGATCAACGATGTAGAGCGTATCGTCGCGGCGTACACTGCGGAAGTTTTCCCGTATGCGGTCCGCCACCACTATGGAGTCGTTGAGCGAATACCCCACTACAGCGAGCACAGCTGCGAGCACCGTCAGGTCAAAATTCAACTGAAACAGCGAGAAGATACCGACCACGATGATGACGTCGTGTATCAACGCCGCCACCGCACCAAAGGCAAACTTATATTGGAAACGCAGAGCGACATAGAGCATAACCACGGCCAAGGCCAAAATCATGCCCAACCCGCCACGGTCACGCAACTCTTCACCAACCGCCGGACCAACAAACTCACTGCGCCGTAAGCTGATTTGGCCGTCACTGGTGTCGCGCATCAACGCCACAATGCGATCACCCAATTGTGGATCATCATCGGCGCGTAAGCGGATCATCACTTCACGTTCGGAGCCAAAGAACTGCACACGGGCGTCTTCGAAACCCTCGGCAGCCAATACATCACGCACTGCGTTCAGGTTCGCAGGCTCACTGTAACCCAGCTCTACCAGCGTACCGCCAGTAAAGTCCAGACCCAGGTTAAGCCCTTGGAACGCCAGTGAACCCAGCGAGCCCAGCAACAACAGACCTGACAGTACAGCAGCAGCTAGCCGCTTTGACATAAATGGATAAACTTTCACGGGTGACTTTTCTGCTACTTCCGCCATGCCCAGACCTCCCAAATAGGGACCGACTTAAGAGATCGACCACCAAAAAACAAATTCACCAGACTGCGCGTAACAATAATGGCGGTGAACATCGACGTTAGAATGCCGACCGACAGCGTGACCGCAAAGCCTTTCACCGCACCAGTACCCACAGCAAAGAGAATGATGGCAACGATCAGCGTCGTAATGTTCGCATCGAAGATGGTCACGAACGCGCGATCAAAACCGGCGGATATGGCCGATTGTGGCGACTCTCCATTGGTTAGCTCTTCGCGTATGCGCGAGAAGATGAGCACGTTCGCATCCACCGCCATACCCACCGTCAAAACGATACCGGCAATGCCCGGCAACGTGAGCGTGGCACTCAGCAACGACATCACAGAAACAATCAGCAGTAAGTTGATGGCCAGCGCAATGTTGGCCAACAAACCGAAGGTGCGATACCACAGGATCATGAAGGCAATCACGGCCATGAAGCCGATGATGACCGACGTGACACCCATACGGATGTTGTCTGCACCGAGGCTTGGTCCGATGGTACGCTCTTCCACGAAGTACATGGGCGCGGCCAGTGCACCGGCACGCAATAACAGGGCTAGCTCAGCCGCCTCAGCGGGTGAGCGCATACCAGTGATACGGAATGACGGGCCAAAAGCACTCTGAATGGTGGCCAAGCTGATGACGCTCTTCTCCACCACATTCTCGTATTCGGCAATGCGCTCGCCATCTACGGTACGGTAGGTAGTGATGGTATTGTATTCAATGAACAGCGCACCCATGCGTGTACCCACATTGCCGCGCGTCACGCGCATCATGTTGGTACCACCGGCACTGTTCAAACTGACCGATACCTGAGGCAAGCCATTTTCATCGTAATCGGAACGAGCGTTAGTCACGTTCGTACCGGTTACGATCACTTCTTTTCGCAAGTCAGCGAACGGTGCGCCACCGGCACCATCGCGCGTTGGGAAGCGCTCTATATCCAGTGGTGAATCACCAGGCTTCGCCTCCAAGCGGAACTCCAGCTCAGCGGCCGTACCCAGTACGCGCTTCGCGGTAGCAGTGTCTTGCACGCCAGGCAATTCGACCACGATACGGTTGCGGCCTTGGCGCTGCACCAGAGGTTCTGCTACACCCAATTCGTTAACTCGGCTGCTCAGCGTCGTTAAGTTCTGCTGGATCGCATAGTCTTCAAATTCACGAATACGGTCGTCGCTCAGCGTCAAGCGCAGTTGAAACAGGTTGCCGCTGGTTGAGGTATTGCGCTCGAATTCAGGGTAGTTGCGTCGAATGTAGTTTTCACCGGCCGTGCGGTCTTCGGCAGAACGGAAACTGACTGTTAAGGCGCGGTCACCCACGACTTCGACGTTCGCGAAGCGAATGTTTTCATCACGGAACTGGCGGCGCAGCGCGGCGTCGTAATCACTGACGCGATCAGCCAGATAAGTTGGCATGTCGACTTCCATCAGGAAGTGCACACCCCCACTGAGGTCGAGGCCCAAGCTCAACGGTTTGCCTCCGATGGCTTCAAGCCAGCGCGGCGTGGTATTCGCTCGGTTCAAGGCAGCGATGTAATCATCGCCCAGCGATTGCTGGACTATCGTCCGCGCCGCAAGTTGATCTTCGCCACTTGCCAGGCGAATCAGCAAGGTATTGCCAACGCGCTCAGCCAAACGAACAGGAATATCGGCGTCTTCCAGAACGCGTAACGCGCGCTCTTCAACACCAGTGGTGACGGCAGCAGTTGCCGA
It contains:
- the trmJ gene encoding tRNA (cytosine(32)/uridine(32)-2'-O)-methyltransferase TrmJ; the encoded protein is MLSLAHLSRIRMVMVETSLSANIGSAARAMKTMGMSNLVVVNPHENPLSEQAIARASGAQDILERVVQVPTLEEALQGCELVIGTSARDRALPWPMLTPREIPQQIATVGAEGDIAIVFGRERSGLTNEELARCHYHVHIPANPDYSSLNIASAMQIIAYEVRLAMLQGEESGRAGNEEPQLRARAEDLEGFFQHLQAMLVDIEFADPNNLKQLMIKLRRFHMRAQPEPVELNILRGIVSQTQKTIGRLKDV
- a CDS encoding inositol monophosphatase family protein — translated: MHPTLNIALRAAHAASEKLVYTREHWATLTEESGSVDATVKGLHIGAAKRAFTVLHNAHPQQTVECTQTGTFEVRDAEPDTHWKVDVLLGETNYLRGLPGCGVLISQWQRNRMEHACVVFPFLNLEIMVSRGRGLQVNGRRVRTRQMDRLSNAFFGGDLKNPDVFMKVADACQQTRISGCALLDITDMAAGKLDIVVLHNLSALELATAQLLATESGAVTGDLSGSPIQSAQGNMVGANPRLFKATVQLLRDIV
- a CDS encoding patatin-like phospholipase family protein; this translates as MHSLQIVAGKRAYSRIRERGFQAKDVQVMLGASGGPKWFVLSHLDQELARNCLPKAPELQLVGSSIGAWRMACHAAADPVAALQRLESSYLNQSFPKGMTAQQVSDQCELMLKEVLTDEYSPQPHRSLNIVAARCKGVTCNESRFKQAMAFALVAAGNLASRRTLRWHFDRHIVQSAPGSLPISHYNDFHTTVSKLSTDNLIPALMASAAIPLALAGVENIPGSSNGLYRDGGMVDYHFDLPFDTPNGYVLYPHFAPVLKPGWFDKSLSWRRVNELHYQDVVLMTPSPAFIEKLPYGKLPDRRDFSRLSDSERHTYWRKAVGAGERLAEEFHDWMARGATGSIVMPFKSSQFSQSKAKKSTS
- the secF gene encoding protein translocase subunit SecF; translation: MAEVAEKSPVKVYPFMSKRLAAAVLSGLLLLGSLGSLAFQGLNLGLDFTGGTLVELGYSEPANLNAVRDVLAAEGFEDARVQFFGSEREVMIRLRADDDPQLGDRIVALMRDTSDGQISLRRSEFVGPAVGEELRDRGGLGMILALAVVMLYVALRFQYKFAFGAVAALIHDVIIVVGIFSLFQLNFDLTVLAAVLAVVGYSLNDSIVVADRIRENFRSVRRDDTLYIVDLSLTQTLGRTLVTSGTTILVLLSLLVFGGELIRMFSLALLIGVVVGTYSSIYVSANVLAQMNLTKQDMMQPEKKEVETEEDIPDWLKD
- the secD gene encoding protein translocase subunit SecD, whose protein sequence is MLNRFPVWKYCMVAIVVFLGIIYSLPNLYRADYAVQITASSATAAVTTGVEERALRVLEDADIPVRLAERVGNTLLIRLASGEDQLAARTIVQQSLGDDYIAALNRANTTPRWLEAIGGKPLSLGLDLSGGVHFLMEVDMPTYLADRVSDYDAALRRQFRDENIRFANVEVVGDRALTVSFRSAEDRTAGENYIRRNYPEFERNTSTSGNLFQLRLTLSDDRIREFEDYAIQQNLTTLSSRVNELGVAEPLVQRQGRNRIVVELPGVQDTATAKRVLGTAAELEFRLEAKPGDSPLDIERFPTRDGAGGAPFADLRKEVIVTGTNVTNARSDYDENGLPQVSVSLNSAGGTNMMRVTRGNVGTRMGALFIEYNTITTYRTVDGERIAEYENVVEKSVISLATIQSAFGPSFRITGMRSPAEAAELALLLRAGALAAPMYFVEERTIGPSLGADNIRMGVTSVIIGFMAVIAFMILWYRTFGLLANIALAINLLLIVSVMSLLSATLTLPGIAGIVLTVGMAVDANVLIFSRIREELTNGESPQSAISAGFDRAFVTIFDANITTLIVAIILFAVGTGAVKGFAVTLSVGILTSMFTAIIVTRSLVNLFFGGRSLKSVPIWEVWAWRK